A genome region from Gammaproteobacteria bacterium includes the following:
- the psd gene encoding phosphatidylserine decarboxylase (Phosphatidylserine decarboxylase is synthesized as a single chain precursor. Generation of the pyruvoyl active site from a Ser is coupled to cleavage of a Gly-Ser bond between the larger (beta) and smaller (alpha chains). It is an integral membrane protein.), with protein sequence MLGDTLRTLPQYLIPHHALSRLIYWLMRRRWPFFKNAFIAWFVKQYQVDMSQAKNPDIESYPDFNHFFTRELRADARPIAKAPGAIVSPVDGRISEVGLINDDTIIQAKNHSYSMQSLLGGDTQLASRFNNGSFINIYLSPRDYHRIHMPLTGELQSMIYVPGRLFSVSPSAVRSVPGLFARNERVISIFDSEIGSFAMVKVGALFVSSIDTVWHGAVTPRRPKTLEKWDYATGSRPKFERGEEVARFNMGSTVILLFEPGKLSWPTDLAPHQPMNLGELIAIAL encoded by the coding sequence ATGTTAGGCGATACTCTGCGCACCTTACCGCAATACTTGATCCCACATCATGCTTTGTCACGCCTTATATATTGGCTGATGCGACGACGTTGGCCGTTTTTCAAAAATGCCTTCATCGCCTGGTTTGTTAAGCAATATCAGGTCGATATGAGCCAGGCCAAAAATCCGGATATCGAAAGTTACCCCGACTTTAATCACTTTTTTACCCGCGAGTTACGTGCAGACGCGCGTCCTATTGCCAAAGCGCCCGGCGCGATCGTATCTCCTGTCGATGGTCGCATCAGTGAGGTAGGGCTGATCAACGATGACACTATTATTCAAGCCAAAAACCATAGCTATTCAATGCAGTCGCTACTCGGCGGTGATACACAGCTCGCCAGCCGCTTTAATAATGGCAGCTTTATTAATATCTATTTATCACCGCGTGACTACCACCGCATTCATATGCCGCTTACCGGTGAATTGCAATCGATGATCTATGTGCCCGGCAGATTGTTTAGCGTAAGCCCATCGGCCGTGCGCAGTGTACCTGGGCTATTCGCACGTAATGAGCGCGTCATCTCAATATTTGACAGCGAGATCGGCAGCTTTGCAATGGTAAAAGTCGGTGCGTTATTTGTATCAAGCATTGATACAGTATGGCACGGCGCAGTAACGCCGCGCAGACCAAAAACACTTGAAAAATGGGATTACGCCACAGGTTCACGGCCTAAGTTTGAACGTGGTGAAGAAGTTGCTCGCTTCAATATGGGTTCGACGGTAATTTTATTATTTGAACCTGGCAAGTTATCGTGGCCAACAGATTTGGCACCACATCAGCCCATGAACCTGGGCGAGTTAATTGCTATAGCCTTATAA